In Oryza glaberrima chromosome 8, OglaRS2, whole genome shotgun sequence, the following are encoded in one genomic region:
- the LOC127781633 gene encoding wall-associated receptor kinase 1-like, with amino-acid sequence MPCQVSVDLVHRHSPIGVAMLLADRSVMAIQQPRALNYEGSRNHTQREREGATRVMEVFLVWRALVWLALITPAAALAQQEEAPGCRRRCGNVTVPYPFGIGSERCYRGGVRGFRLDCDDARRPPRLTVAGYGHEVTSISLAAAEVTVLLNASRACYGGGDYGRGRRGREEQPMSLNGSAFLFSSMKSKFVAIGCPGLAYFVDDGGDYVTGCMSVCRPSARALPGSCRGDDGCCQSNIPLGLASYRPRLRSFGRRQGGAFLANATACAYAFMVDAWWFWYAGSNFNRTGDFAVPVVLDWAIRPDAGSGSGSCAAASRTPLPSYACRSAHSVCIDSSNGPGYICNCTAGYHGNPYVVGDCTDINEGEHKDEYPCYGVCTNTAGSYACSCPKGSSGNASVEGGCRRDDKFTLALKTVTGVSAGVLVVLVALLLAYVGMEKRRMLRAKQRFFEQNGGLLLQQQLGSLAASGVAFKIFSEEEVSKATDRFAEARVLGRGGHGVVYRGSLADGSTVAVKRSRVVEEKQLREFSREMLILSQINHRNVVKLLGCCLEVQVPMLVYEYVPNGSLHRYIHRSGAGAGEGLSPADRLRVAAESADALAYMHSSASPPILHGDVKSANILLDAGLTAKVSDFGASRLAPAADEAEVATLVQGTCGYLDPEYLLTCQLTSKSDVYSFAVVLLELLTGRKAFCPPPDSAAGSQDDDDDDDDRSLAFFFLTAAHKGRHREIMDGWVREEVGGEVLDDAAELVMQCLSMAGEERPTMKEVADRLAGMRSRASDS; translated from the exons ATGCCATGCCAGGTCTCTGTTGACCTCGTCCATCGCCATTCGCCAATCGGTGTAGCTATGCTGCTAGCTGATCGATCAGTTATGGCGATCCAGCAACCACGAGCTCTCAATTATGAAGGCAGCCGTAATCACAcgcagcgagagagagaaggcgcAACGAGAGTAATGGAGGTGTTTTTAGTTTGGAGGGCACTTGTATGGCTGGCGCTGATCACTCCAGCAGCGGCGCtggcgcagcaggaggaggcgccgggatgccggcggcggtgcggcaaCGTGACCGTCCCCTACCCCTTCGGCATCGGCTCCGAGCGCTGCTaccgcggcggcgtgcgggggtTTCGCCTCGACTGCGACGACGCCCGACGCCCGCCGCGCCTCACAGTTGCCGGCTACGGCCACGAGGTGAcctccatctccctcgccgccgccgaggtcacCGTGCTGCTCAACGCCAGCCGCGCgtgctacggcggcggcgactacggGCGCGGCCGCCGGGGGCGGGAGGAGCAGCCCATGTCCCTCAACGGCAGCGCGTTCCTCTTCTCGTCCATGAAGAGCAAGTTCGTCGCCATCGGCTGCCCCGGCCTCGCCTActtcgtcgacgacggcggggaCTACGTCACCGGCTGCATGTCCGTGTGCCGGCCGTCGGCGCGGGCGCTGCCGGGCTCGtgccggggcgacgacggctgcTGCCAGAGCAACATCCCGCTCGGGCTCGCCTCCTACCGGCCGCGCCTCCGCAGCTTCGGCCGCCGCCAGGGCGGCGCCTTCCTTGCCAACGCCACCGCCTGCGCCTACGCGTTCATGGTGGACGCATGGTGGTTCTGGTACGCCGGCTCAAACTTCAACCGGACGGGCGACTTCGCCGTGCCCGTCGTGCTGGACTGGGCCATCCGGCCGGAcgccgggagcgggagcgggagctgCGCCGCGGCAAGCCgcacgccgctgccgtcgtACGCCTGCCGGAGCGCGCACAGCGTCTGCATCGACTCCAGCAACGGCCCTGGGTATATCTGCAACTGCACCGCCGGGTACCACGGCAACCCGTACGTCGTCGGCGACTGCACAG ACATCAACGAGGGCGAGCACAAAGATGAGTACCCCTGCTACGGCGTCTGCACCAATACGGCAGGCAGCTACGCTTGCTCTTGCCCCAAGGGATCCAGTGGAAATGCCAGCGTGGAGGGTGGCTGCCGCCGCGACGACAAGTTCACTCTAGCACTCAAGACGGTCACAG GCGTCAGCGCAGGAGTGTTGGTGGTGCTAGTGGCCTTGTTGTTGGCGTACGTGGGCATGGAGAAGAGGAGGATGCTGAGGGCGAAGCAGAGGTTCTTCGAGCAGaacggcggcctcctcctgcagcagcagctgggtTCCCTGGCCGCCTCCGGCGTGGCGTTCAAGATCTTCTCCGAGGAGGAGGTCAGCAAGGCGACGGACCGCTTCGCCGAGGCGCGGGTCCTCGGCCGCGGAGGCCACGGCGTCGTCTACCGGGGCTCCCTCGCCGACGGCTCCACGGTGGCCGTGAAGCGGTCGAGGGTGGTGGAGGAGAAACAGCTCAGGGAGTTCTCCAGGGAGATGCTCATCCTCTCGCAGATCAACCACAGGAACGTCGTCAAGCTGCTCGGCTGCTGCCTCGAGGTCCAGGTCCCCATGCTCGTGTACGAGTACGTCCCCAACGGCAGCCTCCACCGGTACATCCACCGCagcggcgccggagccggcgaGGGCCTGTCGCCGGCGGACCGTCTCCGCGTCGCGGCCGAGTCGGCGGACGCGCTGGCGTACATGCACTCGTCGGCCTCGCCCCCGATCCTCCACGGCGACGTCAAGTCCGCCAACATCCTGCTCGACGCCGGGCTCACGGCCAAGGTGTCCGACTTCGGCGCGTCGAGGCTCGCGCCGGCGGCCGACGAGGCCGAGGTGGCGACGCTGGTGCAGGGGACTTGCGGGTACCTCGACCCGGAGTATCTGCTGACGTGCCAGCTCACCAGCaagagcgacgtgtacagcttcgcgGTGGTGCTCCTCGAGCTGCTCACGGGGAGGAAGGCCTTCTGCCCGCCGCCGGACAGCGCCGCCGGCTcgcaggacgacgacgacgacgacgatgaccggaGCCTCGCGTTCTTCTTCCTCACGGCGGCGCACAAGGGACGGCACCGGGAGATCATGGACGGGTGGGTCAGGGAGGAGGTCGGAGGCGAGGtgctcgacgacgccgcggaGCTGGTGATGCAGTGCCTGAGCATGGCCGGAGAGGAGAGGCCGACCATGAAGGAGGTCGCCGACAGGCTCGCCGGGATGAGAAGCCGCGCAAGCGATTCATAA